TCGATGGCGGGCCCGAGTTGGGTGGCGGGGTCGCGGGGGTCGCCGATCTTGAGCGACCGCGTCCGCTCCACCAGCCGCTCCAGGAAGGCCCCCGTCACAGGCTTTTCTACGATGGCCCGGCTCGTCGCCGTGCACCGCTGCCCGGCGGAAAAGAAGGCGGCGTTGAGCACGCACTCCACCGCGTTGTCCAGATCCGCGTCGCGGAGGACGATGGTCGGGTTCTTTCCTCCCATTTCGAGCTGGACGCGGGCCAGGCGCTGCGCCGCCACCTGGGCGATGGCGCGGCCGGTCACGTCCGAGCCCGTGAAGGAGATGGCCCGCACCTGGGGGTGGGCGACGAGAGGCTGGCCCGCCCCCGTCCCCGAGCCGCTCACGTAGTTGAGGACGCCCGGGGGCAGCCCGGTGGCTTGGAGGATCTCCGCCAGCCGGAGCGAGGTCAGGGGGGCCTGAGAGGCGGGCTTGAAGACCACCGTGTTGCCGCACACGAGGGCGGGGGCGATCTTCCAGGCGGGTATCGCGATGGGAAAGTTCCAGGGGGCGATGAGCGCGGCGACGCCCACCGGCTGGCGGAGGGTGTACATGAAGATCCGCTCGCGCTCGGAGGGGACCACCTCCCCCCGCAGGCGCGTCCCCTCCCCTCCGAAGTATTCGAGGATGCGCACCGCCCTCGTCACCTCGCCCTTCGCCTCCCCGATGGTCTTGCCTTCCTCCCGGCTCAAGAGGTCGGCGAGCTCATCCAGGCGTTCCTCGAGGCG
Above is a window of Vicinamibacteria bacterium DNA encoding:
- a CDS encoding aldehyde dehydrogenase family protein, with the protein product MTETFLNLIDGEWRPARSGRTFPDTNPADTRDVVGWLQDSDAGDVEDAVGAAARAFPDWAARPAPLRGRHLLKAANRLEERLDELADLLSREEGKTIGEAKGEVTRAVRILEYFGGEGTRLRGEVVPSERERIFMYTLRQPVGVAALIAPWNFPIAIPAWKIAPALVCGNTVVFKPASQAPLTSLRLAEILQATGLPPGVLNYVSGSGTGAGQPLVAHPQVRAISFTGSDVTGRAIAQVAAQRLARVQLEMGGKNPTIVLRDADLDNAVECVLNAAFFSAGQRCTATSRAIVEKPVTGAFLERLVERTRSLKIGDPRDPATQLGPAIDAQQLETTLRYVELGRAEGGRVIYGGERLTEGALAQGHFIRPAIVTGVPPSARLAQEEVFGPLLTVLEVEDFPDAVRVANEVRFGLSASICTRDLSRALEYVQSAEAGVIMVNLPSAGIEYQIPFGGLKDSSCGPREQGPAAMQFYTETKTVYVKY